In the Chroococcidiopsis sp. SAG 2025 genome, one interval contains:
- the rplP gene encoding 50S ribosomal protein L16, giving the protein MLSPRRTKFRKQQRGRMKGLATRGSNINFGEFALQAQEPAWITSRQIEASRRAMTRYIRRGGKIWIRIFPDKPVTMRPAETRMGSGKGSPEFWVAVVKPGRILFEIAGVPEATAREAMRLASHKLPIQTKFIMREEEQV; this is encoded by the coding sequence ATGCTAAGCCCTAGAAGAACAAAATTCCGCAAACAACAACGCGGACGAATGAAAGGACTTGCCACCAGAGGTAGCAACATCAACTTTGGTGAATTTGCCCTACAGGCTCAAGAACCAGCTTGGATTACCTCTCGGCAAATTGAGGCAAGCCGTCGTGCCATGACTCGCTATATCCGTCGTGGTGGGAAGATTTGGATTCGGATTTTCCCCGATAAACCAGTTACCATGCGTCCGGCTGAAACCCGTATGGGTTCGGGTAAAGGTTCGCCTGAGTTTTGGGTAGCTGTAGTTAAGCCAGGACGAATTTTGTTTGAAATCGCTGGCGTACCAGAAGCAACTGCTCGCGAAGCAATGCGGTTGGCTTCTCACAAACTACCAATTCAAACAAAGTTCATTATGCGCGAGGAGGAGCAAGTATAA
- the rplB gene encoding 50S ribosomal protein L2: MGTRSYRPYTPSTRQRIVSDFAEITKSEPEKSLIKYVHNPKGRNNRGVITSRFRGGGHKRLYRIIDFKRDKRNIPAKVAAIEYDPNRNARIALLYYQDGEKRYILQPNGLKVGTVVTAGVDAPIEDGNALPLANIPLGTTVHNVELTPGRGGQIVRAAGASAQVVAKEGNYVTLKLPSGEVRMIRRECYATIGQVGNTDARNLSAGKAGRTRWKGKKPHVRGSVMNPVDHPHGGGEGRAPIGRSGPVTPWGKPALGMKTRKRKKPSSALIVRRRRKSSKRGRGGRES; this comes from the coding sequence ATGGGTACTCGTTCCTATAGACCATACACCCCTAGCACGCGCCAGCGAATTGTTTCTGATTTTGCTGAAATTACCAAAAGCGAACCAGAAAAGTCGCTGATAAAGTACGTTCACAATCCCAAAGGACGGAACAATCGCGGTGTCATCACTTCCCGTTTTCGCGGTGGCGGTCATAAGCGACTCTACCGCATCATCGATTTCAAACGTGACAAGCGCAACATTCCAGCTAAGGTAGCAGCGATCGAATACGATCCCAATCGGAACGCTAGAATTGCCTTGCTTTATTACCAAGATGGAGAAAAGCGTTACATTCTTCAGCCAAACGGCTTGAAAGTAGGAACAGTCGTGACAGCCGGAGTGGATGCGCCTATTGAAGACGGTAATGCATTACCTTTAGCTAACATCCCCCTTGGTACGACAGTCCACAACGTCGAACTAACACCAGGACGCGGTGGACAAATTGTTCGTGCTGCTGGTGCTAGCGCCCAAGTGGTAGCCAAAGAAGGTAATTACGTCACCCTCAAGCTCCCTTCCGGCGAAGTCCGCATGATTCGTCGCGAATGCTACGCCACAATTGGACAAGTTGGTAATACCGACGCGAGAAACCTCAGCGCAGGAAAAGCTGGTCGCACCCGTTGGAAAGGTAAAAAGCCCCACGTTCGGGGTAGCGTTATGAACCCCGTCGATCACCCGCACGGTGGTGGTGAAGGTAGAGCGCCCATTGGTAGATCGGGTCCAGTCACCCCTTGGGGTAAGCCAGCATTAGGTATGAAGACTCGTAAGCGGAAAAAACCAAGTTCTGCTTTAATCGTCCGTCGCCGTCGTAAATCCTCCAAGCGTGGACGTGGCGGTCGCGAAAGCTAA
- the rpsC gene encoding 30S ribosomal protein S3, whose amino-acid sequence MGQKIHPVGFRLGVTKEHHSRWFAEPQRYPEILQEDYKLRQYIEQKLGRYAANNAGIAEVRIERKADQIELELRTARPGVVVGRGGAGIEALRNGLQELLGSQRQIRINVVEVAQVDADAFLIAEYIAQQLERRVSFRRVVRQAIQRAQRAGIQGIRVQVGGRLNGAEIARTEWTREGRVPLHTLRADIDYAYCTAKTIYGILGIKVWAFKGEIIPGQEPQPAPGTNQPRRRQQQRRRQQFEDRSNEG is encoded by the coding sequence ATGGGACAAAAAATTCATCCAGTCGGTTTTCGCCTCGGCGTTACCAAAGAACACCACTCTCGTTGGTTTGCCGAGCCACAGCGATATCCTGAAATTCTCCAAGAAGACTATAAACTACGGCAATACATCGAGCAGAAGCTAGGTCGTTATGCTGCCAATAATGCTGGAATTGCTGAAGTTCGGATCGAGCGTAAAGCAGATCAAATCGAGCTAGAGTTACGCACTGCTCGCCCTGGTGTAGTCGTCGGTCGTGGTGGAGCTGGCATTGAAGCCTTGCGTAACGGACTTCAAGAACTTCTGGGCAGCCAACGCCAAATTCGGATTAACGTTGTCGAAGTCGCCCAAGTTGATGCCGATGCTTTTCTAATTGCCGAGTACATTGCGCAACAGTTAGAGCGTCGCGTTTCCTTCCGCCGCGTAGTACGCCAAGCGATTCAACGCGCTCAAAGAGCGGGCATTCAAGGGATTAGAGTTCAAGTTGGCGGTCGGCTCAACGGCGCAGAAATTGCTCGTACCGAATGGACGCGCGAAGGCAGAGTGCCATTACACACCTTACGGGCAGATATAGACTACGCCTACTGTACCGCAAAAACCATTTACGGCATTTTAGGAATCAAGGTTTGGGCGTTTAAGGGAGAAATTATCCCTGGACAAGAACCACAGCCTGCCCCTGGAACCAATCAACCCCGCCGCCGTCAACAGCAGCGCCGACGGCAGCAGTTTGAAGACCGTTCTAACGAAGGTTAA
- the rplC gene encoding 50S ribosomal protein L3, with the protein MSIGILGTKLGMTQVFDETGKAIPVTVVQAGPCVVTQIKTKQTDGYTAIQVGFKEVKPKALSKPELGHLAKSSAPALRHLHEYRLDNTSEYTLGQQITADIFNSGQIVDVSGNSIGRGFAGYQKRHNFGRGPMSHGSKNHRLPGSIGAGTTPGRVYPGKRMAGRLGGSQVTIRKLTVVRVDAERNLLLIKGAVPGKPGALLNIVPTKKFGNG; encoded by the coding sequence GTGTCCATTGGTATTCTTGGCACTAAACTGGGCATGACCCAGGTGTTTGACGAGACAGGAAAGGCTATTCCCGTTACTGTCGTTCAAGCGGGTCCATGTGTTGTAACCCAGATAAAAACTAAACAAACTGACGGCTACACCGCCATTCAAGTCGGATTTAAAGAAGTAAAACCCAAAGCACTGAGCAAGCCAGAATTGGGTCATTTAGCAAAATCATCTGCTCCTGCTTTACGTCATCTGCACGAGTATCGCCTCGATAATACAAGTGAATACACGCTAGGGCAGCAAATTACAGCAGATATATTTAATTCAGGACAAATTGTCGATGTCAGCGGCAATAGCATCGGTCGCGGTTTTGCTGGTTATCAAAAGCGACATAATTTCGGTCGCGGTCCCATGTCGCACGGTTCCAAAAATCACCGTCTCCCTGGATCTATTGGAGCTGGTACGACTCCTGGTCGCGTCTACCCAGGTAAGCGGATGGCAGGGCGTTTAGGTGGCTCGCAAGTCACGATTCGCAAATTGACTGTCGTGCGGGTAGATGCAGAACGCAATCTATTGCTGATTAAAGGAGCAGTTCCAGGTAAGCCAGGTGCTTTGCTCAACATCGTACCTACGAAGAAATTTGGTAATGGGTAA
- the rplD gene encoding 50S ribosomal protein L4, whose protein sequence is MVECVVKNWQGEAVGQATLELKVAKETSASHVVHRALVKQLTNARQGTANTKTRAEVRGGGRKPWRQKGTGRARAGSIRSPLWRGGGVTFGPKPRTYNLKMNRKEELLALRTAFASRADDMVVVEDFAEQISQPKTKEMTAAIARWGIEPGTKVLLIVAEETENVYLSARNIAKLTLISADELNVYDILNADKIVATSSALNMIQEVYSA, encoded by the coding sequence ATGGTTGAGTGCGTAGTCAAAAATTGGCAAGGTGAAGCAGTCGGACAGGCGACGCTTGAATTAAAAGTGGCAAAAGAAACAAGCGCTTCTCATGTCGTTCACCGCGCCTTAGTTAAACAATTAACAAATGCCCGTCAAGGAACTGCCAACACCAAAACCCGTGCGGAAGTTCGAGGTGGCGGTCGCAAACCTTGGAGACAAAAAGGCACGGGACGCGCTCGTGCTGGTTCGATCCGATCGCCCCTCTGGCGTGGTGGTGGTGTCACCTTCGGACCCAAGCCGAGAACGTACAACTTGAAAATGAACCGCAAAGAGGAATTGCTGGCATTGCGCACGGCTTTTGCAAGTAGAGCTGATGATATGGTCGTCGTAGAAGACTTTGCCGAGCAGATCTCGCAACCAAAAACAAAAGAAATGACAGCCGCGATCGCGCGCTGGGGAATAGAACCAGGCACGAAAGTCTTATTAATTGTCGCTGAAGAAACAGAAAACGTTTACTTGTCAGCCCGTAATATTGCCAAGCTGACTTTAATTTCAGCCGATGAATTAAACGTTTATGACATCCTCAACGCTGACAAGATTGTCGCTACATCATCCGCCCTTAATATGATTCAGGAGGTCTACAGTGCTTAA
- the rplV gene encoding 50S ribosomal protein L22, whose protein sequence is MATNTTNTQEIKAIARYIRMSPFKVRRVLDQIRGRSYREALIILEFMPYRACEPVLKVLRSAVANAEHNAGLEPSELKITQAYADQGPVLKRFRPRAQGRAYQIRKPTCHITIAVAAQ, encoded by the coding sequence ATGGCTACAAACACAACTAATACACAAGAAATCAAAGCGATCGCCCGTTACATTCGCATGTCTCCTTTTAAAGTGCGGCGCGTCCTCGATCAAATTCGGGGGCGCTCGTATCGGGAAGCATTAATTATTCTAGAGTTCATGCCTTACCGTGCCTGCGAGCCAGTGTTGAAAGTGCTGCGTTCTGCCGTTGCTAATGCCGAACACAACGCTGGATTAGAACCATCCGAGCTAAAAATTACTCAAGCCTATGCCGATCAAGGACCAGTGCTAAAGCGCTTCCGTCCGAGAGCGCAAGGGCGAGCGTATCAGATTCGCAAGCCGACCTGTCACATCACGATCGCCGTAGCAGCTCAATAA
- the rpsS gene encoding 30S ribosomal protein S19, producing the protein MGRSLKKGPFIADSLLSKIEKLNSRGEKQVIKTWSRASTILPQMVGHTIAVHNGRQHVPIYVSEQMVGHKLGEFAPTRTFRGHAKSDKKAGR; encoded by the coding sequence ATGGGTCGTTCTTTAAAAAAAGGTCCTTTCATTGCCGATAGCCTACTCAGCAAAATTGAAAAGCTGAATTCACGAGGCGAAAAACAGGTCATCAAAACTTGGTCGCGAGCATCGACAATTCTGCCACAGATGGTCGGTCACACGATTGCAGTTCACAACGGCAGACAGCACGTTCCCATCTATGTTTCCGAACAAATGGTAGGACATAAATTAGGTGAATTTGCTCCCACCCGCACCTTTCGCGGTCACGCCAAGAGTGACAAAAAAGCAGGTAGGTAG
- a CDS encoding NAD(P)H-quinone oxidoreductase subunit N, whose amino-acid sequence MPLFTTGSKLIRDLEKHGALGVYAPLEGGFEGRYRRRLRATGYTTLNITARGLGDVSAYLTGIHGVRPPHLGKKSVGQGAAVGYVYYLPPIVGYNLEQLPPKSKGLVLWIIEGHILSNQEIEFLVNLPNLDPRVKIVLERGGERYFRWQPLKDTLAPNYQAG is encoded by the coding sequence ATGCCACTCTTTACTACTGGTAGCAAATTAATTCGCGACTTAGAAAAGCACGGGGCGCTAGGCGTTTACGCTCCGCTAGAAGGTGGGTTTGAAGGTCGTTATCGTCGCCGCTTGCGTGCTACTGGCTATACAACTCTGAATATTACTGCTAGGGGGCTAGGAGACGTATCGGCTTATCTAACTGGAATTCATGGCGTGCGTCCGCCACATCTGGGTAAGAAGAGTGTAGGTCAAGGGGCAGCAGTGGGATATGTGTATTACCTGCCACCAATAGTCGGCTACAACTTGGAACAACTCCCACCCAAGTCTAAAGGGTTAGTACTGTGGATTATTGAAGGACACATTCTCTCGAATCAAGAAATTGAATTTTTGGTCAATTTGCCTAACCTAGATCCGCGAGTAAAAATAGTCCTAGAAAGAGGAGGAGAGCGCTATTTTCGCTGGCAACCACTGAAAGATACTCTCGCACCCAACTACCAAGCCGGATAA
- a CDS encoding 50S ribosomal protein L23 has product MLKIDPRQLPDIVRRPILTEKATRLMEQNKYTFDVTPQASKPQIKAAIEDLFEVKVVQVNTLLKPRRKKRVGRFVGFKPQYKRAIVTVAPGDEDKIRQVLFPDV; this is encoded by the coding sequence GTGCTTAAGATCGACCCCCGGCAGTTACCAGATATCGTCCGCCGTCCAATTTTGACTGAAAAAGCCACGCGGTTAATGGAGCAGAACAAATATACATTTGACGTGACTCCTCAAGCTAGCAAACCGCAAATTAAAGCCGCGATCGAAGACTTATTTGAAGTTAAAGTCGTACAAGTCAACACCCTGCTCAAACCTCGAAGAAAAAAGCGGGTAGGTAGGTTTGTTGGCTTTAAACCCCAGTATAAGCGAGCGATCGTTACCGTAGCACCTGGGGATGAAGACAAGATCAGACAAGTTCTCTTCCCAGATGTTTAA
- the ldpA gene encoding circadian clock protein LdpA encodes MTEIDNALRSLKEGHWFKLICGASYQHLPAVRNLSLAYTLAGADCIDVAADPSVIASAQAAIGVASTLMEEARQRGFGSRGKLPWLMVSLNDGEDPHFRKAEFNAVECPSQCDRPCERVCPAQAIVFHPPRDDYSKVVSSGVISESCYGCGRCLPVCPPQIIYTRSYVSTPGAIAPLVLATGVDAVEIHTQVGRTAEFKRLWLSIAPWIERLKLVAISCPDGDGLIEYLHSLHRLISPLKCPIIWQTDGRPMSGDIGDGMTLAAVKLGQKVLAAGLPGYVQLAGGTNSYTVAKLEAMGLLRKSQKSKVKSQNSYDLRLTTYDFPTPDSRISGIAYGSYARVLLSPILHQLEQMEVNPANDRAIARLENVPELLWQAVELAYSLVSQLKSMELP; translated from the coding sequence GTGACTGAGATTGACAACGCCTTACGCTCATTAAAGGAAGGTCACTGGTTCAAATTGATTTGCGGAGCCAGCTACCAGCATCTACCTGCGGTAAGAAATCTTAGCTTAGCGTATACTCTGGCTGGTGCTGATTGCATTGATGTGGCAGCAGACCCATCTGTAATTGCGTCAGCGCAAGCCGCGATTGGGGTGGCAAGTACGTTAATGGAAGAAGCTCGACAGCGTGGCTTTGGCAGTCGAGGAAAGTTGCCTTGGTTGATGGTAAGCCTCAACGATGGCGAAGACCCACATTTTCGCAAAGCAGAGTTTAATGCGGTTGAGTGTCCTTCACAATGCGATCGCCCTTGCGAACGAGTTTGTCCTGCACAAGCGATTGTGTTTCATCCCCCCAGGGACGATTATTCTAAAGTTGTCTCTTCCGGAGTTATATCGGAAAGTTGTTACGGCTGCGGGCGGTGTTTGCCTGTTTGTCCGCCGCAAATTATTTACACTCGCTCTTATGTATCGACACCAGGAGCGATCGCGCCGCTCGTACTTGCAACTGGTGTTGATGCGGTAGAAATTCATACCCAGGTGGGTAGAACAGCAGAATTTAAGCGTTTATGGTTAAGTATAGCTCCCTGGATCGAGCGCTTGAAACTTGTGGCAATTAGCTGTCCTGATGGCGATGGGTTAATAGAATATCTCCACAGCCTGCATCGTCTAATTTCTCCCCTTAAGTGTCCGATAATTTGGCAAACTGACGGGCGACCGATGAGCGGTGATATTGGTGACGGTATGACCTTAGCCGCCGTGAAATTAGGTCAAAAAGTCTTGGCGGCTGGCTTACCTGGATACGTTCAACTTGCAGGTGGAACGAACAGCTATACCGTTGCCAAGTTAGAAGCGATGGGATTGTTAAGGAAAAGTCAAAAGTCAAAAGTCAAAAGTCAAAACAGTTACGACTTACGACTTACGACTTACGACTTTCCGACTCCCGACTCCCGCATTTCAGGAATAGCTTACGGCAGTTATGCCCGCGTTTTACTGTCGCCGATTTTACATCAATTAGAACAAATGGAGGTAAATCCAGCCAATGACAGAGCGATCGCCCGCTTGGAAAACGTACCGGAATTACTATGGCAAGCAGTAGAACTTGCCTATTCGCTGGTATCTCAACTGAAGTCTATGGAGTTGCCATAG